The nucleotide window GAATTCTGCAGCTTACGTTGCCGTAGAACCACCTGACACGTTTATTTCAGCTGGTTATGAGAAATACCTATTTAAAGCATCCAGGTGAGACGCAGtaactcaaaataataatttaactatactatatactattatcataataataaaaaatatttagatactgagacgtcaaaatattaataaaatatactaattataagttttaaaacagCTTTGTCATCCACAGATCCTGGGAAAAACGTCAAGGAAAGTTATCAAATGGTTATGTCGTAGGAAGAACAGGTAAAGAAATAGACATCATTTCTTAAATTGCTTTTGATAGCACTCGTATTAATAGTAGTAAACTACATTCAAAAAAGTTTTATGTTTCAAGTTCTTTTACTTTGTAAACATTAATACCTCGTAATGTGTGCATACATAAAGTACtgaatattttttcatgaaagTATTCCGTTAATATCTTACAAGGCCGAACCAACGACTCATTACtgcataaattaattcaatcgcATCTATCTGACGCAGGAACTTACCGTTCCTATAAGTTCCTGCgtttttaggattttttttattgagatgCTGGTAATCACGCCTCGTATACTATTGTACCAATCGTagacaaaattaaatagttttttgaatatagtaaACTGCTGTAGGAAATTTATCAACTTAagcattcaattatatttaattttttgtagatAAAACGGGAACGTTTTTGGACATCACTACGATAGAACAAATAGTAAGAATCGTTTCTTTGAAATCGGTATTTAATTGATTCCACTTATTACCatcttataagaatatataaaaagtgttgTTAAGTTCTAATTTCTAATTTTGTCCGATAGGATAGTTCTCCACCGGAACCAACTAAAACAATTAATCAGGCCCAAAGAACTGTCGAAAAACCTACTTTTTCTAAGCTTAACTCAGCTAAGATCgacaaattatttcaaaagaaaaaatcTAGTGACAATGAAAGAAGtgcaagtttaaataaaaagccgCCTTCAAAACTTCATAAAAATGATTTGGTAAAAACGAAAAACATTCTCAAACCTCAAAAATGCAGTAATAAACCAATATCACCAAAATATTCACGGATTCAAAGAAAATCATTTAGCGGAAATAGAGTCGAATGTAAAGCTAATCCAAAAAGAAATAACCTTCAAGACattgaaatagtaaataattctaaatttgaGCCTAGCGTCttaaataataccaatattataaaaactaatatcgAAAATGATCctgataaaaatttattagatGAATCACAGGTTTACAAAAAGAATGAAAGTGATGAGAAATCAGTACTCCTTGAAACAAACCCAAATACAATTGATGgtaattctacaaaaaaaatatttgaagtatgtaaagataatgaatttaataatatattaacaccacatattttaaaaatggacaCTGCTTCGTCTATTCATTTTACCGATGAAACCACTGTCAATCTACCGCCCGATAATAACAAGCAAAAGCTCAATATAAAACTTAGAATAAAATTAGAAGATTTGAAAAGCCTTAAGTCTGAAGGTGGGAATAACTTAGAAAAAGACAAATCatttgttacattaataaaaaaagaaatggcATCACAAGTAAATATTGATGTGATATTAGGTAAagatatattaactttaaacaattacttatttctaaatgaaaaatctaagaactctaatataacaaaatatgaagAATATATACCTAGTAATGATGAAGTAAAAGAGATATTCGTTCATTGCACATACGATAACTTTTATCCAAAACTTAGTCCACTAAATGATTCATGTCGACAAAATATGCTCATACTACCGACAGAAATGAACGAGTATTTATTAAAGAGGtaactaacatttttattatttgagtaataaatggaaataaaaaatatttctgattaTTAACCTGatctatatattaaaacacaGACTTCGTAAATTgacgtataatttttaattatttaccgtagacagagaatagagaaattatattattatattatgtatgtttacaataaatataaacataaagctTAAGCGTCTTCTATAATGTgtattgcattttaaatttttttcatcattttttttttagctGCTGTAAATGTAATCAAGAAAAAATTGAAATGGTCAACAAGGGAATTCAAAAGTCGTTGTCTAGTTCTAGTagtagcttgaacttggctaaTACTAACAACGATAAAACAGAAAATATCACTAAAGATAAAGTCGCAATATTAAGAGAAGTTTctatagaaaataaatcatatttacaaaCTGAGTTACAACATGATATGATCACTGTTGAGAAAAATGTTCCATCGTTGTTATCCAAAATATTTGATGACAAGTCCACTCAAACTGGATGGTGTAACATTGTGGTGAGTTTCGGTAAAAATTGAATGCACAATTAACAAAAGTAGTTTTCGTTCAGTTCATTTGAAATTCTTTTTAAGTATAACTATTTGCAA belongs to Nymphalis io chromosome 2, ilAglIoxx1.1, whole genome shotgun sequence and includes:
- the LOC126774922 gene encoding uncharacterized protein LOC126774922; this translates as MRRDSNGAGVCIAQITDVKPTAAPRANCGARREPGGRRTRRGPSPLPPASCSRSRHMSSLLTRSWEKRQGKLSNGYVVGRTDKTGTFLDITTIEQIVRIVSLKSDSSPPEPTKTINQAQRTVEKPTFSKLNSAKIDKLFQKKKSSDNERSASLNKKPPSKLHKNDLKII